A DNA window from Vigna unguiculata cultivar IT97K-499-35 chromosome 10, ASM411807v1, whole genome shotgun sequence contains the following coding sequences:
- the LOC114166413 gene encoding receptor-like protein 6 produces the protein MRTNTLLWLFLIPFYLINYSAIIFPAYGYFLGHQCSMLLHLKNNLIFNPAVSKKFILWNQSEDCCQWPGVTCNEGRVIALDLSEESISEGLVNSSILFNLQYLQSLNLAFNNLSSVIPSELYKLSDLRYLNLSSAGFEGQIPHEISQLRRLVTLDLSSSFSSSHRLKLEKPNLEMLLLPNLTNITELYLDGVAISAKGQQWYHALSSLPKLRVLSMSSCNLSGPVDSSFAKLQSLTVLNLSHNNMSSTVPESFAKLSKLVQLQLRSCGLNGSFPKDIFQIPALRILDISDNKGLRGSLPNFRSHGSLYDMNLSNTNFSGMLPGAISNLKQLSRIDLSSCQFNGTLPSSISELTQLVYLDLSYNNFIGSLPSFNMSKNLTYLSLYHNHLAGVLSPNHFEVHKNLVSIDLGFNFFSGKLPSSLLKLPCLRELKVPFNQFNGSLDEFVIASPLLEMLDLGNNNIHGTIPASIFNTTTLRLIQLNGNKLNGTIQLDKIRKLGNLTSLGLSGNNLSVDTYYRDVHDLSNYPNLRILMLSSCKLREIPSFLRNQSTLLRLDLADNEIEGSIPHWIWENEYLSHFNLSKNFLTSFEGSFWNLSSNLLLLDLSFNQLQGSIPFIPTLANCLDYSNNRFNSVIPLDIGNRLPFINLLSFSNNSFQGQIPESFCNASSLHLLDLSHNNLVGTIPKCFAMMSSLRVLNFGANKLRGYIPNSVPTSCNLKLLDLNENLLEGTIPKSLAHCQNLQVLNLRKNSLTDRFPCFLSNISTLRIMDLGLNKLHGSIRCPRSSGDWKMLHIVDLASNNFHGAIPGALLNSWKAMMRDDNGVSEFGHLFIDLYDHYDPKNFQDLLSSVDKSLLTRITKLFTNVSRSILDQSSTESYNAVDISRLQNSITITNKGKQMELVRIQKIFTYLDMSSNNFEGPIPNELMQFKALNALNLSNNALSGHIPSSISNLKNLESLDLSENYFDGLIPTELASLSFLAYLNLSFNHLVGEIPKGTQIQSFDADSFEGNEELCGVPLIHSCSNDEGTSPETPIAHSHSERSIDWNILSAELGCIFGFGIFILPLIFSRRWKLWYSEHVDEMLHRIIPQLEFVYEHSGENRYKTLRWKN, from the coding sequence ATGAGGACAAACACTCTCTTGTGGCTTTTCTTGATACCATTCTACTTAATCAACTATAGTGCCATCATCTTTCCAGCATATGGTTATTTCCTTGGCCATCAGTGTTCCATGCTTCTCCATTTAAAGAATAATCTGATATTTAACCCTGCAGTATCAAAAAAGTTTATTCTTTGGAACCAAAGTGAAGATTGTTGTCAATGGCCTGGAGTGACCTGCAACGAGGGTCGTGTTATAGCCCTTGATCTCAGTGAGGAGTCTATCTCAGAAGGACTTGTTAATTCAAGCAttcttttcaaccttcaatatCTACAAAGCTTGAACTTGGCTTTTAATAACTTAAGTTCAGTGATTCCTTCAGAACTGTACAAGTTAAGTGATTTAAGGTATTTGAACTTGTCTAGTGCTGGATTTGAGGGGCAGATTCCACATGAGATTTCTCAACTCAGAAGGTTAGTTACTCTTGATTTGTCTTCATCGTTTTCCTCAAGCCACAGGTTAAAACTTGAGAAGCCAAATCTAGAAATGCTTTTACTACCAAACCTCACAAATATCACAGAATTGTATCTTGATGGTGTAGCAATATCTGCCAAAGGTCAGCAATGGTACCATGCTTTATCTTCATTGCCCAAGCTACGTGTTTTAAGCATGTCATCATGCAATCTCTCTGGACCTGTTGATTCTTCATTTGCTAAGCTTCAGTCACTGACTGTTCTAAACTTGAGCCACAATAATATGTCAAGCACAGTGCCAGAATCCTTTGCAAAATTGTCTAAGTTAGTCCAATTGCAGCTCAGAAGTTGTGGTTTGAATGGCTCATTTCCAAAAGATATCTTCCAAATTCCAGCATTGCGAATCCTTGACATATCAGACAATAAGGGTCTTAGGGGTTCTTTACCAAACTTCCGATCACATGGTTCTCTTTACGACATGAATCTTAGCAATACAAATTTCTCAGGAATGCTTCCAGGTGCGATTTCTAATCTGAAGCAGTTGTCTAGAATTGATTTATCTAGCTGCCAATTTAATGGAACACTTCCAAGTTCAATCTCTGAACTCACCCAACTTGTTTATCTAGATTTGTCTTACAATAACTTCATAGGTTCACTCCCTTCTTTTAATATGTCCAAGAATCTCACATATTTATCCCTCTATCATAATCATTTGGCTGGTGTGTTATCACCCAATCATTTTGAGGTTCATAAAAATCTTGTCAGCATTGATTTAGGATTTAACTTTTTCAGTGGGAAACTCCCCTCATCTCTTCTTAAACTCCCCTGTTTGAGAGAACTTAAAGTACCTTTTAATCAATTCAACGGTTCCTTGGATGAGTTTGTTATTGCCTCCCCTTTATTAGAGATGCTTGATTTAGGTAACAACAACATTCATGGTACAATTCCTGCGTCTATTTTTAACACTACAACACTTCGCCTCATCCAACTGAATGGAAATAAGCTCAATGGCACAATACAATTGGACAAGATTCGAAAGCTTGGTAACCTAACTTCATTAGGTCTCTCAGGTAACAATTTGTCAGTTGATACATACTATAGGGATGTTCATGACCTGTCCAACTATCCTAATCTCAGAATTCTGATGTTGTCATCTTGCAAGTTGCGAGAAATCCCCAGTTTCTTGAGAAATCAGTCCACACTACTACGGCTTGATCTAGCTGACAACGAGATCGAGGGCTCAATACCACACTGGATATGGGAAAATGAATATCTTTCTCACTTTAATCTTTCAAAAAATTTTCTGACGAGTTTTGAAGGAAGTTTCTGGAACCTTAGTTCAAACCTTTTGCTCTTGGATCTTAGTTTCAATCAACTACAAGGGTCTATTCCTTTCATTCCAACGTTAGCAAATTGCTTGGACTACTCCAACAATAGATTCAACTCTGTCATTCCACTGGACATTGGAAATCGTCTTCCTTTCATAAATTTGTTGTCTTTTTCAAACAACAGCTTTCAGGGACAAATTCCTGAATCCTTTTGCAATGCTTCAAGTCTTCACCTGCTAGATCTTTCCCACAATAACTTGGTTGGGACGATTCCCAAGTGTTTTGCTATGATGAGTAGTCTAAGGGTGTTGAATTTTGGTGCTAATAAACTCCGTGGTTATATTCCTAATTCAGTGCCAACTTCATGTAATCTAAAGTTGTTGGACCTAAATGAAAATCTCTTGGAGGGTACCATCCCAAAATCTTTAGCCCATTGCCAGAATCTACAAGTCCTAAATCTTCGAAAAAACTCATTAACTGACAGATTTCCATGCTTCTTAAGTAATATTTCCACCTTGAGAATTATGGATTTAGGGTTAAACAAACTTCACGGCTCAATTCGATGCCCAAGAAGCAGTGGTGATTGGAAAATGCTGCATATTGTTGATCTAGCCTCCAATAATTTCCATGGTGCTATACCAGGAGCACTATTAAACAGTTGGAAAGCAATGATGCGTGATGATAATGGTGTGTCCGAATTTGGCCACTTATTTATTGATCTCTATGATCACTACGATCCCAAGAATTTTCAGGATTTATTGTCCAGTGTGGACAAATCTCTGTTAACAAGAATAACTAAACTTTTTACAAACGTCTCTCGCTCCATCCTTGACCAGTCATCGACTGAATCTTATAATGCAGTGGATATTTCTCGACTTCAGAATTCAATTACCATTACCAACAAAGGTAAACAAATGGAGTTGGTCAGAATCCAAAAGATCTTCACGTACTTGGATATGTCGAGCAACAATTTTGAGGGTCCAATACCAAATGAGCTAATGCAGTTCAAGGCCTTGAATGCTCTTAATTTGTCAAATAATGCCCTTTCTGGTCACATACCATCATCtatttcaaatttgaagaatCTCGAGTCTTTAGATTTGTCAGAAAATTATTTTGATGGGCTAATTCCAACAGAGCTTGCAAGTCTATCTTTCCTTGCATATTTGAATCTCTCATTTAATCACCTAGTTGGAGAAATTCCAAAGGGTACACAAATTCAATCCTTTGATGCAGATTCCTTTGAAGGGAATGAAGAGTTGTGTGGAGTTCCTCTGATCCATAGTTGCAGCAATGATGAAGGGACATCACCTGAAACACCAATTGCACATTCCCACAGTGAGAGGTCCATTGATTGGAATATTTTAAGTGCAGAGTTGGGATGTATTTTTGGCTTTGGAATTTTCATCCTCCCTCTTATTTTCTCTAGGAGATGGAAGTTATGGTATTCCGAACATGTAGATGAGATGCTTCACAGGATCATTCCTCAACTTGAATTTGTGTATGAACACAGTGGAGAGAATAGATACAAAACTCTAAGGTGGAAGAACTGA